A portion of the Lolium rigidum isolate FL_2022 chromosome 1, APGP_CSIRO_Lrig_0.1, whole genome shotgun sequence genome contains these proteins:
- the LOC124649106 gene encoding probable L-type lectin-domain containing receptor kinase S.5, with amino-acid sequence MARHASLRRRLLVSFLSLCAAAAVCGARDLQPMREAEEPLEVKNYTYPSFQRNEYDPSTLGELKDATINGGALQLTPDTRNNIGYLQHKSGSVLLKHPFKLWRKLPEDELPANTTGAGRFRVASFNTTFTMNVFYEGPVPGEGLAFVIAPSLAGPPLGSDDGFLGLTNATLQAAGPAANRFVAVEFDTFNQSYDPSDNHVGLDIGSVVSNVTANLADFNITIATHPKNSANYTVWIQYDGLARNITVYMVAQGRSKPATPVLAAPLDLSQHVPEHAYIGFSGSTGAAYELNCILDWTLWIETFPEDKVKKWWIVLVAVVGSVGVVGFAIAAFFLARKSRARRAVEQRQARLGHTLSHLPGMPREFTYESLRKATNSFHEQLGEGAYGVVYKGTLPAEADDGRAEAMQVGYCAGWCYKKGQLLLVYEYMPNGSLDQHLFPRSLAGQLASPLTWASRYAIAKDVASGLHYVHYEYGPMVLHRDIKASNVLLDASFSARVGDFGLARVVDSDRTSYMDAGVAGTHGYIAPEYSMGHRASRQTDVFAFGALVLELVTGRRALLRDASCPLLVDFVWRMHGRGALLGAVDQGLGTAEFDADEATRLLLLGLACSSPNPGDRPTMPEVLQILSKSAPPPEVPLIKPTFIWPPEGGARFSISDIEMMTSGGGSYAGTGDGSSMRPTQDTSSYDSFRPPTAPNNSQEYFPALSSGR; translated from the exons ATGGCGCGCCACGCTTCTCTTCGGCGCCGCCTCCTCGTGAGCTTCCTCTcgctctgcgccgccgccgccgtctgcgGGGCGAGGGACCTGCAGCCgatgcgggaggcggaggagccgCTGGAGGTGAAGAATTACACGTACCCTTCCTTCCAGCGGAACGAGTACGACCCGTCCACTCTCGGCGAGCTCAAGGACGCCACCATCAACGGCGGCGCGCTCCAGCTCACCCCGGACACCCGCAACAACATCGGCTACCTGCAACACAAGTCCGGCTCCGTGCTCCTCAAGCACCCGTTCAAGCTCTGGCGCAAACTCCCCGAGGACGAGCTGCCCGCCAacaccaccggcgccggccgcTTCCGCGTCGCGTCGTTCAACACCACCTTCACCATGAACGTGTTCTACGAGGGCCCGGTCCCCGGCGAGGGCCTCGCGTTCGTCATCGCGCCGTCTCTCGCCGGGCCGCCGCTCGGCAGCGACGACGGGTTCCTCGGCCTCACCAACGCCACTCTGCAGGCCGCCGGCCCGGCCGCGAACCGGTTCGTGGCCGTCGAGTTCGACACATTCAACCAGAGCTACGACCCCAGCGACAACCACGTCGGCCTCGACATCGGCTCCGTCGTGTCCAACGTCACCGCCAACCTCGCCGACTTCAACATCACCATCGCCACGCACCCCAAGAATTCCGCCAACTACACGGTCTGGATCCAGTACGACGGCCTGGCGCGGAACATCACGGTCTACATGGTCGCCCAGGGGAGGTCGAAGCCGGCTACGCCCGTCCTGGCCGCGCCGCTCGACCTCAGCCAGCACGTCCCGGAGCACGCCTACATCGGCTTCTCGGGGTCCACCGGCGCCGCCTACGAGCTCAACTGCATCCTGGACTGGACACTGTGGATCGAGACCTTCCCCGAGGACAAGGTGAAGAAGTGGTGgatcgtcctcgtcgccgtcgtcggctcCGTCGGCGTGGTCGGCTTCGCCATTGCCGCCTTCTTCCTGGCGAGGAAGTCGCGGGCGCGGCGGGCGGTGGAGCAGCGGCAGGCGCGCCTCGGGCACACGCTCAGCCACCTCCCCGGGATGCCCAGGGAGTTCACCTACGAGAGCCTCAGGAAGGCGACCAACAGCTTCCACGAGCAGCTCGGGGAAGGAGCGTACGGCGTCGTCTACAAGGGGACGCTCCCCGCCGAGGCCGACGACGGCCGGGCGGAGGCGATGCAGGTCG GATACTGTGCAGGTTGGTGCTACAAGAAAGGACAACTGCTGCTGGTTTACGAGTACATGCCCAACGGGAGCCTGGACCAGCATCTCTTCCCGCGCAGCCTGGCGGGGCAGCTCGCGTCGCCGCTCACCTGGGCGAGCCGATACGCCATTGCCAAGGACGTCGCCTCGGGGCTCCACTACGTGCACTACGAGTACGGCCCCATGGTGCTCCACCGGGACATCAAGGCCAGCAACGTCCTCCTCGACGCCTCCTTCTCCGCCCGCGTCGGCGACTTCGGCCTCGCCCGCGTCGTCGACTCCGACAGGACCTCCTACATGGACGCCGGCGTCGCCGGCACGCACGGCTACATCGCGCCGGAGTACTCCATGGGCCACAGGGCCTCGCGCCAGACGGACGTGTTCGCCTTCGGCGCGCTGGTGCTGGAGCTCGTCACCGGCCGCCGCGCGCTGCTCCGCGACGCCAGCTGCCCGCTGCTGGTGGACTTCGTGTGGCGGATGCACGGCCGCGGCGCGCTGCTGGGGGCGGTGGACCAGGGCCTCGGCACGGCGGAGTTCGACGCCGACGAGGCCACGCGGCTCCTCCTCCTAGGGCTGGCCTGCAGCAGCCCTAATCCCGGGGACAGGCCCACCATGCCGGAGGTGCTGCAGATCCTGTCCAAGTCGGCGCCGCCTCCGGAGGTGCCGCTCATCAAGCCGACTTTCATATGGCCGCCGGAGGGAGGTGCGCGGTTCAGCATCAGCGACATCGAGATGATGACCAGCGGCGGAGGCAGCTACGCCGGCACGGGCGACGGCTCGTCCATGCGCCCGACGCAGGACACGTCGTCCTACGACAGCTTCAGGCCGCCCACGGCGCCCAACAACAGCCAGGAATACTTCCCCGCGCTGTCCTCCGGCCGGTGA